A single genomic interval of Staphylococcus hyicus harbors:
- a CDS encoding glycerate kinase translates to MKQLLIAPDSFKESMSALEAANAIEQGFKRVFNQDLRCVKLPMADGGEGTSQSLHDALNGRWKTITVTGPLGYPVHATYSIGNQGKTAVIEMAEASGLGLVPIDLRNPLKTTTYGTGELIIDALNEGVTHIILGIGGSATNDGGAGCIQALGGRLRDEKGREIPFGGGALQQLASIDLSSLDERLKSVQIEVACDVDNPLLGDKGATFVYGPQKGATSKQCVQLESALSHYHDIIKKFLHRDVSMIPGAGAAGGFGAGLLATLNIQLKPGIDVVLSATQFEKHVKQCDLVITGEGKIDAQTIFGKTPIGVAKVAQAHHKPVIAVAGTIGEGYEAVYEHGIDAVFSIASRPMPLSDALSRGPELLERWAFDMAQVLSLKT, encoded by the coding sequence ATGAAGCAACTACTCATAGCACCAGATTCATTTAAGGAAAGCATGTCTGCTTTAGAGGCAGCGAATGCGATAGAACAAGGATTTAAACGTGTATTTAATCAAGATTTGCGATGTGTCAAACTACCGATGGCTGATGGTGGAGAGGGCACGTCACAATCATTACATGATGCATTAAACGGTCGGTGGAAAACAATTACTGTAACAGGGCCACTCGGTTATCCTGTACATGCTACGTATAGCATTGGAAATCAAGGTAAAACAGCAGTGATTGAAATGGCAGAAGCTTCGGGTCTCGGTCTCGTACCAATTGATTTACGCAATCCATTAAAGACAACGACATACGGAACAGGTGAACTCATAATAGATGCGTTAAATGAAGGTGTTACGCATATTATTCTGGGTATTGGCGGCAGTGCAACGAATGATGGTGGTGCGGGGTGTATACAAGCTTTAGGCGGTCGATTACGTGACGAGAAAGGAAGAGAGATTCCGTTTGGAGGTGGGGCATTACAGCAACTTGCATCCATAGATTTATCATCATTAGATGAGCGTCTAAAGTCTGTTCAAATTGAGGTGGCATGTGATGTGGATAATCCATTGCTAGGTGATAAGGGGGCTACCTTTGTTTATGGCCCTCAAAAAGGAGCAACTTCTAAGCAATGTGTACAGTTAGAAAGTGCCTTGTCACATTATCACGATATAATCAAAAAATTTTTACATCGCGATGTGTCAATGATTCCTGGTGCAGGTGCAGCAGGTGGTTTCGGTGCAGGTTTACTCGCCACTTTAAATATTCAACTTAAGCCAGGGATTGATGTCGTACTATCGGCTACTCAATTTGAGAAACATGTGAAACAATGTGACCTCGTCATTACTGGTGAAGGAAAAATAGATGCCCAAACCATTTTTGGAAAAACACCCATAGGCGTTGCTAAGGTGGCACAAGCACATCATAAGCCAGTCATTGCAGTGGCAGGGACGATAGGTGAAGGATATGAAGCGGTGTATGAACACGGTATCGATGCCGTCTTTTCAATTGCGTCTCGACCAATGCCATTGTCAGATGCGTTATCTAGAGGACCAGAATTACTAGAACGATGGGCATTTGATATGGCTCAGGTGCTTAGTTTAAAAACATAA
- the scdA gene encoding iron-sulfur cluster repair di-iron protein ScdA, whose product MIQAHDRVADVVTQHPKTADVFRQHGIDFCCGGQISIEEAVAHTKRVKLQELLDKLEAASHLQAEGINPKYLDVPSLVQYIQSRYHETLKEEFQHLTPYVTKLARVHGPNHPYLVELKEVYDSFKTAMLTHTDEEDHQAFPKLVEAHQGKHVEHLDAAIQSLVDDHTGAGAKLEHMRRLTNDYQPPMEACGTWRLVYTRLEALEKETHDHVHLENHVLFPKVQQS is encoded by the coding sequence ATGATTCAAGCACATGACCGCGTTGCAGATGTCGTGACTCAACATCCAAAAACTGCAGATGTATTTCGTCAGCACGGTATTGATTTTTGCTGTGGAGGACAAATTTCCATTGAAGAAGCAGTTGCACATACAAAGCGTGTAAAACTACAGGAATTACTTGATAAACTTGAAGCCGCTAGCCATTTACAAGCAGAAGGTATTAATCCTAAGTACTTAGATGTGCCTTCTCTCGTGCAATATATCCAGTCACGTTATCATGAAACGTTAAAAGAAGAGTTTCAACACTTAACACCATACGTAACAAAATTAGCCCGTGTCCACGGTCCAAATCATCCCTACCTCGTTGAATTAAAAGAGGTCTATGATTCCTTTAAAACTGCTATGCTAACACATACTGATGAAGAAGATCATCAAGCATTTCCAAAGCTTGTTGAGGCGCACCAAGGAAAGCACGTCGAACATCTTGATGCAGCAATTCAGTCACTTGTCGATGATCATACAGGTGCGGGTGCTAAATTAGAACACATGCGTCGCCTTACAAATGACTACCAACCTCCTATGGAAGCATGTGGCACATGGCGTTTAGTGTATACGCGTCTTGAAGCGTTAGAAAAAGAAACACATGATCATGTACATTTAGAAAATCATGTATTGTTCCCTAAAGTTCAACAAAGCTAA
- a CDS encoding Glu/Leu/Phe/Val family dehydrogenase: MIFERMAQADYEQLVFCHDKASGLKAIICIHDTTLGPALGGCRFWNYQSEEEAIIDVMRLAKGMTYKNAAAGLNLGGAKTVVMGNPKTDKSEAFFRALGRYINSLDGRYITAEDVGTTVEDMDMIFQETPYVCGVSESYGSSGNPSPMTALGVYYAMKRTAKEVYGDDCLKGKTVAVQGVGNVAYHMCKFLHEEGASLIVTDINEDAVQRAVDDFGAKAVHIDDIYSVDADIFAPCALGGILNNETIPKLKVKMICGSANNQLLEEDTHGQMLKDRDILYAPDFVVNSGGVINVADELNGYHRERATKKVQGVYDQMDKIFTIAKEQDILPLQAAEHLAEARIESMMRVHSKFSSKPNNQISR; encoded by the coding sequence ATGATTTTTGAACGAATGGCGCAAGCAGATTACGAGCAATTGGTGTTTTGTCATGATAAAGCGAGCGGTTTAAAAGCAATTATTTGTATTCATGACACTACACTTGGACCTGCCTTAGGAGGGTGTCGCTTCTGGAATTATCAATCGGAAGAAGAAGCAATAATTGACGTAATGCGTCTTGCGAAAGGCATGACATATAAAAATGCTGCGGCGGGCCTTAATTTAGGTGGTGCCAAAACGGTAGTGATGGGTAACCCTAAAACAGATAAATCCGAAGCTTTTTTTAGAGCATTAGGTCGTTACATCAATAGTCTTGATGGACGTTATATTACTGCGGAAGATGTAGGAACCACTGTTGAAGATATGGATATGATTTTTCAAGAAACACCATATGTTTGTGGTGTAAGTGAATCGTATGGTTCAAGTGGGAACCCAAGTCCAATGACTGCTTTAGGTGTCTATTATGCGATGAAACGCACAGCAAAAGAGGTGTATGGTGATGATTGTTTAAAAGGGAAAACGGTAGCGGTTCAAGGTGTCGGTAATGTAGCCTATCATATGTGCAAATTTTTACATGAAGAAGGCGCCTCTTTAATCGTCACAGATATTAACGAAGACGCGGTACAACGCGCTGTAGATGACTTTGGTGCCAAAGCTGTTCACATAGATGACATTTATAGTGTGGATGCAGATATCTTCGCACCATGTGCACTTGGTGGCATCCTTAATAATGAAACCATCCCAAAATTAAAAGTTAAAATGATTTGTGGCAGTGCGAACAATCAATTATTAGAAGAAGATACACATGGACAAATGTTGAAAGATCGTGACATTCTATATGCTCCAGATTTTGTTGTCAATAGCGGTGGCGTGATAAACGTTGCTGATGAGTTAAATGGTTATCATCGTGAACGTGCAACTAAAAAAGTGCAAGGTGTCTATGATCAAATGGATAAAATTTTTACTATTGCTAAAGAACAAGATATTTTGCCGCTACAAGCAGCAGAACATTTAGCGGAAGCGCGTATTGAATCAATGATGCGTGTGCATAGTAAATTTTCATCAAAGCCTAATAACCAAATTAGTCGTTAA
- a CDS encoding PTS transporter subunit IIC, whose protein sequence is METTEKKMTFKTFSFNVLNGLAVAIVAGLIPNAVLGGLFKYLSQYADIFNTLFYVVMGIQFMLPMMVGVLIAIQFKLSALATVIVGAASYVGSGAAKVTETGWQIVGIGDLINTMLTAALAVLLVLWLEDRLGSLKIILLPILVGCIPGLFGVFTLPYISKITLAIGELINTFTTLQPVLMCILIAVLFSFIIVSPVSTVAVGLAIGISGMAAGAATIGVATTGIVLFLCTLKVNKIGVPIAILLGAMKMMMTNVIRYPIMLLPIGLSAACAGAAGGIIGIVGTKEAAGFGLVGLVGPIKAIEMLDGPVAMNIFLVALVFVIIPGVVGFILNMVFTKVLKLYSNDIYKFLAAEETKS, encoded by the coding sequence ATGGAAACAACGGAGAAAAAGATGACCTTTAAAACCTTTAGTTTTAATGTATTAAATGGTTTAGCGGTCGCAATCGTGGCAGGATTAATACCGAATGCGGTATTAGGTGGATTGTTTAAGTATTTAAGTCAGTATGCGGATATTTTTAACACATTGTTTTATGTTGTAATGGGCATTCAATTTATGCTTCCAATGATGGTGGGCGTCCTTATCGCCATACAATTTAAGTTATCTGCGTTAGCAACGGTGATTGTAGGTGCTGCATCATATGTTGGATCTGGTGCGGCGAAAGTTACGGAAACAGGTTGGCAAATCGTCGGCATAGGTGATTTAATCAATACGATGCTTACTGCGGCTTTAGCGGTATTACTTGTGTTATGGTTAGAAGATCGTTTAGGTAGCTTGAAAATTATTTTACTACCTATCCTCGTCGGGTGTATTCCTGGGCTTTTTGGTGTGTTTACACTACCATATATTAGTAAAATTACGTTAGCCATCGGAGAATTGATTAATACGTTTACGACGCTTCAACCAGTACTGATGTGTATTTTAATTGCAGTTCTATTTTCATTTATTATCGTCTCACCCGTATCTACCGTTGCAGTAGGTTTAGCGATTGGGATTTCAGGAATGGCAGCAGGCGCAGCAACAATTGGTGTAGCAACAACGGGTATTGTTTTATTCTTATGCACGTTGAAAGTGAATAAAATTGGTGTGCCTATTGCGATTCTCTTAGGTGCAATGAAAATGATGATGACCAATGTTATTCGTTATCCAATTATGTTATTGCCTATAGGCTTATCTGCTGCGTGTGCAGGTGCAGCGGGTGGTATCATTGGAATAGTCGGTACGAAAGAAGCGGCTGGCTTTGGTTTGGTTGGACTTGTTGGACCAATTAAAGCAATAGAGATGTTAGATGGTCCAGTCGCAATGAATATCTTTTTAGTCGCTTTAGTATTTGTCATTATACCAGGTGTGGTAGGTTTTATATTAAACATGGTGTTTACGAAAGTATTGAAGCTTTACTCGAATGATATTTATAAATTCTTAGCAGCAGAAGAAACGAAATCATAA
- the pflA gene encoding pyruvate formate-lyase-activating protein: protein MIQGHIHSVESLGTVDGPGLRYILFLQGCLLRCLYCHNPDTWKVNTPSRRATADELIHEITPYLPYFQSSGGGVTVSGGEPLLQMPFITELFKLCHEHGIHTCIDTSLGCANDTEAFKKHFETLRQHTDLFMVDIKHIDDDKHRHLTGKSNQPILKFIQYLNEQHHPIWIRHVLVPGLTDAPEDLKKLGAFINSLDNVEKFEILPYHELGVHKWQALGVPYQLSSVAPPTDEDVQKAYDLIQFKGTASMKSLAK from the coding sequence ATGATACAAGGACATATTCATTCAGTAGAAAGTCTAGGAACAGTAGATGGTCCAGGCCTACGCTATATCCTATTTTTGCAAGGATGTTTGCTGCGCTGCTTATACTGTCATAACCCTGACACCTGGAAAGTGAACACCCCCTCACGACGAGCAACAGCAGATGAGCTTATCCATGAGATCACGCCTTATCTTCCCTACTTTCAAAGTTCTGGTGGCGGTGTAACGGTAAGCGGTGGAGAGCCCCTACTCCAAATGCCGTTTATTACAGAGTTGTTTAAATTGTGTCATGAACATGGCATTCATACATGTATTGATACATCATTAGGTTGTGCCAATGATACAGAAGCTTTCAAAAAACATTTTGAAACGTTACGCCAGCACACTGATTTGTTCATGGTCGACATTAAACATATCGATGATGACAAACACCGGCATTTGACAGGAAAGTCTAATCAACCGATCTTAAAATTCATTCAATATTTGAATGAACAGCATCACCCTATTTGGATCCGACATGTACTTGTCCCAGGTCTAACAGATGCCCCTGAAGACCTGAAAAAATTAGGTGCGTTCATAAATTCACTTGATAACGTCGAAAAGTTTGAGATACTCCCATACCATGAGCTCGGCGTACATAAGTGGCAAGCACTTGGTGTTCCATATCAACTCTCATCTGTTGCGCCCCCAACAGATGAAGACGTTCAAAAAGCCTATGATCTTATTCAGTTCAAAGGGACTGCGTCTATGAAATCTTTAGCCAAGTAA
- the pflB gene encoding formate C-acetyltransferase: protein MIYEAKTQTNAWKGFKTGLWSHRVDVRDFIQLNFTGYTGDDSFLEGPTEATKQLWDQVMTLSKEERERGGMWDMDTKIPSSITSHDAGYLNESLEQIVGVQTEKPFKRSMQPFGGIRMAKAACEAYGYELDKETERIFTDYRKTHNQGVFDAYSKEMLACRKAGIITGLPDAYGRGRIIGDYRRVALYGVDFLMAEKQKDFENLSTTMSEDIIRLREELSEQYRSLKELKELGNIYGFDLSRPAENFKEAVQWLYLAYLAAIKEQNGAAMSLGRTSTFLDIYAQRDLDNGTMTESEVQEIIDHFIMKLRLVKFARTPDYNELFSGDPTWVTESIGGVGLDGRAMVTKNSFRFLHSLDNLGPAPEPNLTVLWSTRLPENFKKYCTKMSIKTSSIQYENDDLMRESYGDDYGIACCVSAMRIGKQMQFFGARANLAKTLLYAINGGKDEKSGQQVAPNFKAIESEVLDYDEVYARFDEMMEWLAGVYINSLNVIHYMHDKYSYERIEMALHDTDVHRTMATGIAGLSVAADSLSAIKYGTVKTIRDENGLVVDFETTGEYPKYGNNDSRVDDIAVQLVESFMRKLRKHKTYRESEHTMSVLTITSNVVYGKKTGNTPDGRKAGEPFAPGANPMHGRDEHGALASLSSVAKLPYDCCKDGISNTFSIVPKSLGKEDDTQQQNLVSILDGYAMQHGHHLNINVFNRETLLDAMEHPEEYPQLTVRVSGYAVNFIKLTREQQLDVISRTFHESM, encoded by the coding sequence ATGATTTATGAAGCAAAAACACAAACAAATGCTTGGAAAGGTTTTAAGACGGGACTTTGGTCACATCGTGTCGATGTCCGTGATTTCATTCAATTAAACTTCACTGGCTACACAGGTGATGACTCATTTTTAGAAGGCCCAACAGAAGCAACAAAACAACTTTGGGACCAAGTCATGACACTCTCAAAAGAAGAACGTGAACGTGGTGGCATGTGGGATATGGATACAAAAATCCCTTCATCGATTACTTCTCATGATGCGGGTTACCTTAATGAATCACTTGAACAAATTGTAGGGGTACAAACTGAAAAACCATTCAAACGTTCTATGCAACCTTTTGGTGGTATTCGTATGGCTAAAGCAGCTTGCGAAGCATACGGTTATGAACTTGACAAAGAAACAGAACGCATCTTTACAGACTATCGTAAAACGCATAACCAAGGTGTATTCGATGCTTATTCAAAAGAAATGCTTGCATGCCGTAAAGCAGGTATTATTACAGGCTTACCAGATGCGTATGGTCGTGGCCGTATTATTGGTGACTACCGTCGTGTAGCATTATATGGTGTCGATTTCTTAATGGCAGAAAAACAAAAAGATTTTGAAAATCTTTCTACAACAATGTCAGAGGATATTATTCGTTTACGTGAAGAATTATCTGAACAATACCGTTCTTTAAAAGAGTTAAAAGAATTAGGTAACATCTATGGTTTCGACTTAAGCCGTCCAGCTGAAAACTTTAAAGAAGCTGTTCAATGGTTATACCTTGCTTATCTTGCTGCAATTAAAGAACAAAACGGTGCTGCGATGAGTCTTGGTCGTACGTCTACTTTCTTAGATATTTATGCTCAACGTGATTTAGACAACGGTACTATGACAGAGTCTGAAGTTCAAGAAATCATCGACCATTTCATTATGAAATTACGTCTTGTAAAATTCGCACGTACACCAGACTACAACGAGTTATTCTCAGGTGATCCAACTTGGGTAACTGAATCAATTGGTGGTGTTGGTTTAGATGGTCGTGCGATGGTAACGAAAAACTCTTTCCGTTTCTTACATTCACTTGATAACTTAGGCCCAGCACCTGAGCCAAACTTAACAGTATTATGGTCAACACGCTTACCAGAAAACTTCAAAAAGTATTGTACGAAAATGAGTATTAAAACAAGCTCAATTCAGTATGAAAATGATGATCTTATGCGTGAAAGCTATGGTGATGACTATGGTATCGCATGTTGTGTATCAGCAATGAGAATTGGTAAACAAATGCAATTCTTCGGTGCACGTGCCAACCTTGCAAAAACATTGTTATATGCGATTAACGGTGGTAAAGATGAAAAGTCAGGTCAACAAGTTGCGCCAAACTTTAAAGCAATAGAATCAGAAGTGTTAGATTATGATGAAGTCTATGCACGTTTTGATGAAATGATGGAATGGTTAGCTGGCGTTTACATTAACTCACTTAACGTCATTCACTACATGCATGATAAGTACAGCTACGAACGTATTGAAATGGCACTTCATGATACAGATGTTCACCGTACAATGGCAACTGGTATTGCGGGTCTTTCTGTGGCTGCTGACTCATTATCAGCCATTAAATACGGCACAGTTAAAACAATACGTGATGAAAATGGTTTAGTTGTTGATTTCGAAACAACAGGAGAATATCCGAAGTACGGTAACAATGATTCACGCGTAGATGATATTGCTGTTCAACTTGTTGAAAGCTTCATGAGAAAATTACGCAAACATAAAACGTATCGTGAATCTGAACATACAATGAGTGTATTAACAATTACCTCTAACGTTGTATATGGTAAGAAAACAGGTAATACACCAGACGGTCGTAAAGCCGGCGAACCATTTGCACCAGGTGCAAACCCTATGCATGGTCGCGATGAACACGGTGCACTCGCTTCATTATCATCTGTAGCAAAATTACCATACGATTGTTGTAAAGATGGTATTTCTAACACATTTAGTATCGTCCCTAAATCATTAGGTAAAGAAGACGATACACAACAACAAAACTTAGTAAGTATTTTAGATGGTTATGCAATGCAACATGGTCATCACTTAAATATTAACGTATTCAACCGTGAAACATTACTCGATGCAATGGAACATCCAGAAGAATACCCTCAACTTACAGTTCGTGTATCTGGTTACGCGGTGAACTTTATTAAACTGACACGTGAGCAACAACTTGATGTCATTTCAAGAACATTCCACGAGTCTATGTAA
- a CDS encoding NAD(P)-binding oxidoreductase, producing the protein MKTFVLGANGGVGHYLVQLLKDNHQEFTAGVRKDSQKEALEAKGIQATLIDVEYDSIETIQKKLAGYDQVVFSVGSGGATGADKTLAVDLDGAVKVIRASEGANISHFIMVSTWDSRREAIDAGGDLKPYTIAKHYADDYLRRSKLIATIVHPGGLTNAQGSGNVSIASLFEKPDKREISRENVARVLFEIITQSKHQGKEFQVLDGDQPVREALDNIHA; encoded by the coding sequence GTGAAAACATTTGTACTCGGTGCGAATGGTGGCGTAGGTCATTATCTCGTGCAATTGTTAAAAGACAATCATCAAGAGTTTACTGCAGGTGTTCGAAAAGATTCACAGAAAGAAGCCCTAGAAGCTAAAGGCATTCAAGCTACGTTGATTGATGTTGAATACGACAGTATTGAAACAATACAAAAAAAACTAGCAGGTTACGATCAGGTCGTGTTTTCCGTCGGTTCTGGAGGGGCAACAGGCGCTGATAAAACGCTGGCGGTTGATTTAGATGGCGCTGTGAAAGTGATTCGTGCAAGTGAAGGCGCTAACATTTCTCACTTTATTATGGTGTCAACTTGGGATTCTCGCCGTGAAGCGATTGATGCGGGTGGTGATTTAAAGCCATATACGATTGCGAAACATTACGCGGATGATTATTTGAGACGCAGTAAGCTCATAGCGACAATTGTGCACCCAGGTGGCTTAACAAACGCGCAAGGCAGTGGGAATGTAAGTATAGCATCATTATTTGAAAAACCAGATAAACGCGAAATTTCACGGGAAAATGTAGCACGTGTACTGTTTGAAATTATTACGCAATCAAAACATCAAGGCAAAGAATTTCAAGTTCTTGATGGTGACCAACCTGTGAGAGAAGCTTTAGATAACATACACGCTTAG
- the opp4A gene encoding oligopeptide ABC transporter substrate-binding protein: MKEKLNLFVMIIACLVLVLSACGKGDSGSGETKSKTGKSDAKGGTLNVGLAAAPEGNFQSVFAGSTSDSDVISYFNDSLVEFDKELNIKPKILSWEQKKGDDLTYKFKVKKGIKWHDGNDFTINDWLFTLETIADPDYDGPRYNGVEIIEGADAKHKGEANSISGIKKIDDYTAEIKFKEHKANNLLELWTSAPLSEKIFKDIPVKEMGKSEAVRKNPIGIGPYKVKKIVDGESVELEKFKDYWQGEPKLDKVNLRVIEQTTMTQALENGEIDMAQITAPIAKEIKDNGAEGVNLLESPSTSYAIIGFVLHDYDKKTQTIGKERPKYQDKKLRQAMAHAINRKEWIDAFFYGYGKPLNGLIPSSHWSGAKEGDVHEYDYDVKKAKKLLDEAGYKDKDKDGWREGPDGKPFVVNLKHYAGSNPTFEPRTAAIKGYWEKVGLKTKTEMVEFGKFGQDLENSTKDMEAYFRTWQQGADPDPSGLYKSTALWNESRYNNPKADKLLKEALDTKVVGDDKEKRKAKYLEWQKIMAEDVPVIPIAELKDITAVSDKVKNFEVGLNGSNPIYEWTVEKDK, translated from the coding sequence ATGAAAGAGAAACTGAATTTGTTTGTAATGATTATTGCGTGCTTAGTTTTAGTGTTAAGTGCGTGCGGTAAGGGTGATTCTGGATCAGGTGAGACAAAGAGTAAAACAGGGAAAAGTGATGCAAAAGGTGGCACACTAAACGTAGGTTTGGCTGCAGCACCTGAAGGGAATTTTCAATCTGTTTTTGCAGGTTCAACAAGTGACTCTGATGTTATTAGTTATTTTAATGATAGTCTTGTTGAATTTGACAAAGAATTAAACATTAAACCTAAGATTTTGTCGTGGGAACAAAAAAAAGGTGACGATCTTACATATAAGTTTAAAGTGAAAAAAGGTATTAAATGGCATGATGGCAATGATTTTACAATTAACGACTGGCTATTTACATTAGAAACAATTGCGGATCCAGATTATGATGGCCCACGTTATAACGGGGTCGAAATCATTGAAGGGGCAGATGCAAAACATAAGGGTGAAGCAAATTCGATTTCGGGAATTAAAAAGATTGATGACTATACGGCTGAAATTAAATTTAAAGAACATAAAGCCAATAATTTACTTGAATTATGGACGAGCGCACCATTAAGTGAAAAGATTTTTAAAGATATCCCTGTAAAAGAAATGGGTAAATCTGAGGCGGTACGTAAAAATCCAATTGGTATCGGACCATACAAAGTGAAGAAAATTGTTGATGGCGAGTCTGTTGAGTTAGAAAAGTTTAAAGACTATTGGCAAGGTGAACCTAAGCTAGACAAGGTTAATTTACGTGTGATTGAACAAACGACGATGACGCAAGCATTAGAGAACGGCGAAATTGATATGGCGCAAATTACAGCTCCTATAGCGAAAGAAATTAAAGACAACGGTGCTGAAGGGGTCAACTTATTAGAATCGCCATCTACGTCATATGCGATTATCGGTTTTGTATTACATGATTATGATAAGAAAACTCAAACAATTGGAAAAGAACGTCCGAAATATCAAGATAAAAAATTACGTCAAGCGATGGCACATGCGATTAACCGTAAAGAGTGGATTGATGCATTTTTCTATGGCTATGGTAAGCCGTTAAATGGTTTAATTCCTTCTTCTCATTGGAGTGGTGCTAAAGAAGGTGACGTTCACGAATATGACTATGATGTTAAAAAAGCGAAAAAGCTTTTAGATGAAGCGGGTTATAAGGATAAAGATAAAGACGGATGGCGTGAAGGACCAGATGGTAAACCATTTGTTGTAAACTTAAAACATTATGCTGGTTCAAATCCAACATTTGAACCACGTACGGCTGCTATCAAAGGATATTGGGAAAAAGTAGGCTTAAAAACGAAAACTGAAATGGTCGAATTTGGTAAATTTGGGCAAGACTTAGAAAATTCAACGAAAGATATGGAAGCGTATTTCAGAACTTGGCAACAAGGGGCAGATCCTGATCCATCTGGACTGTATAAATCTACAGCGCTTTGGAATGAATCACGCTATAACAATCCAAAAGCGGATAAATTATTAAAAGAAGCACTTGATACAAAGGTTGTCGGAGATGATAAAGAGAAGCGCAAAGCCAAATATTTAGAATGGCAAAAAATTATGGCTGAAGACGTTCCAGTGATTCCAATTGCAGAATTAAAAGACATTACTGCAGTAAGCGATAAAGTGAAAAACTTTGAAGTTGGTTTAAATGGTTCAAACCCAATTTATGAATGGACTGTAGAAAAGGATAAGTAA
- a CDS encoding ABC transporter ATP-binding protein: protein MAERHLLEVKNLSTGFDINGKNYNAISNVSLTLKQGEVMGIVGESGSGKSILSMSILRLLPDKIGTINEGEVLYKGKRIDNIPMAELNKIRGNELAMIFQEPMTSLNPVFTIGNQLVEMMVLHLKISKKEATARAIELLRQVGIPRADKVIHEYPHQLSGGMRQRVMIAMAISCSPELLIADEPTTALDVTVQAQILDLLKKIQSETNMGIIFISHDLGVISEVCDTVAVMYAGKIVERATVNDIFNVPKHPYTKLLLKAIPRLDDKRERLETIKGSVPNLDELPKIGCSFANRCPYAMPSCTEVNLKTSVINDAHKVACHLYDEAVMRKEGKVNV from the coding sequence ATGGCAGAGAGGCATCTATTAGAAGTTAAAAATTTAAGTACAGGTTTTGATATAAATGGTAAAAATTATAATGCAATATCTAACGTAAGTTTGACGTTAAAGCAAGGTGAGGTCATGGGAATCGTTGGTGAATCCGGTTCGGGAAAATCCATACTCAGCATGTCGATACTCCGCTTACTACCTGACAAAATCGGTACAATAAATGAAGGTGAAGTGCTTTATAAAGGCAAGCGTATAGATAACATCCCAATGGCAGAATTAAATAAAATTCGTGGCAATGAACTTGCGATGATATTTCAAGAACCTATGACGTCATTGAATCCAGTATTTACAATTGGAAATCAACTAGTAGAAATGATGGTTTTGCATTTGAAGATTTCTAAAAAAGAAGCGACAGCACGTGCAATTGAATTGTTAAGACAAGTGGGGATTCCACGTGCAGATAAAGTGATTCATGAATATCCGCACCAATTGTCGGGCGGCATGCGTCAACGGGTGATGATTGCAATGGCGATATCTTGCTCTCCTGAATTATTAATCGCTGATGAGCCAACGACAGCGTTAGATGTAACGGTACAGGCTCAAATTTTAGATTTGCTAAAAAAAATTCAAAGTGAGACGAATATGGGCATTATTTTTATCTCACATGATTTAGGCGTTATTTCAGAAGTGTGTGATACAGTGGCTGTTATGTATGCGGGCAAAATTGTTGAACGCGCAACCGTTAACGATATATTCAATGTTCCAAAACACCCATACACAAAATTACTGTTAAAAGCTATCCCACGATTAGATGATAAACGAGAGCGGTTAGAAACGATTAAAGGATCTGTACCCAATTTAGATGAACTACCAAAAATTGGTTGCAGTTTTGCGAATCGTTGTCCATATGCGATGCCATCATGTACGGAGGTCAACCTTAAAACAAGTGTGATTAATGACGCACATAAAGTGGCCTGTCATTTGTATGATGAAGCGGTGATGCGTAAGGAGGGGAAAGTGAATGTCTAA